In a single window of the Mugil cephalus isolate CIBA_MC_2020 chromosome 6, CIBA_Mcephalus_1.1, whole genome shotgun sequence genome:
- the ddr2a gene encoding discoidin domain-containing receptor 2 isoform X1 — MMHLWDSHFLLLSLLHLFGGVSSQVNPGVCRYPLGMSGGQIHDEDISASSQWSESTAARYGRLDCEEGDGAWCPEITVEPDHLKEFLQIDLRSLYFITLVGTQGRHAGGIGNEFAQMYKIKYSRDGSRWISWRNRQGKQVIEGNRNAYDIVLKDLEPPIIARFVRFMPVTDHSMNVCMRVELYGCEWLDGLVSYNAPAGEQMSLPLYPVYLNDSVYDGAVIHSMTEGLGQLTDGVCGLDDFTLSHVYNMWPGYDYVGWNNESFSSGFVEIMFEFDRTRNFTTMKVHCNNMFNRHVKTFRQVVCYFRSESDWEAVPLSFSPVVDEKNPSARFVTVNLANHMASAIKCQFYFADAWMLFSEITFQSDTAMYNTTLAPPKTGLPPNTQLEEDPRHKVDDSNTRILIGCLVAIIFILVAIIVIILWRQVWQKMLEKASRRMLDDELTASLSIQSETFGYNHNRSGTTSEQESNSTYERIFPLGPDYQEPSRLICKLPEFAQSSEEPASTSTAASKSTTATVVQDGVPHYAEADIVNLQGVTGSNTYAIPAVTMDLLSGKDVAVEEFPRKLLTFKEKLGEGQFGEVHLCEAEGMQEFMNKEFLFDIPEDQPVLVAVKMLRSDANKNARNDFLKEIKIMSRLKDPNIIRLLAVCIYSDPLCMITEYMENGDLNQFLSRHEPEGQFALLSNAPTVSFNNLCYMATQIASGMKYLSSLNFVHRDLATRNCLVGKTYTIKIADFGMSRNLYSGDYYRIQGRAVLPIRWMSWESILLGKFTTASDAWAFGVTLWEILNFCKEQPYSQLTDEQVIENTGEFFRDQKRQIYLPQPVLCPDSLYKIMLSCWRRNTKERPSFQEIHRALLDIQP; from the exons ATGATGCACCTGTGGGACAGTCACTTCCTCCTgctcagcctcctccacctgttcGGAGGCGTCTCGTCGCAGGTCAACCCAG gtgtgtgtcGGTATCCTCTGGGGATGTCGGGAGGGCAGATACATGACGAGGACATCTCTGCTTCGAGCCAGTGGTCTGAATCCACCGCTGCTAGATATGGCAG GTTGGATTGTGAGGAGGGTGACGGCGCGTGGTGTCCAGAGATAACCGTGGAGCCTGACCACCTGAAGGAGTTCCTCCAGATTGACCTGCGCTCGCTCTACTTTATCACCCTTGTTGGCACCCAGGGCCGTCACGCAGGGGGTATAGGAAATGAGTTTGCCCAGATGTACAAGATTAAGTACAGTCGCGATGGCAGCCGCTGGATCTCGTGGAGAAACAGGCAGGGCAAGCAG gTGATCGAGGGAAACAGGAACGCCTACGACATCGTACTCAAGGACCTCGAGCCACCCATCATTGCTCGCTTTGTCCGCTTCATGCCTGTCACAGACCACTCCATGAACGTCTGCATGCGCGTGGAGCTCTACGGCTGCGAGTGGCTGG ATGGTCTTGTTTCGTACAACGCTCCAGCAGGAGAGCAGATGAGCCTGCCTTTGTACCCCGTTTACCTCAATGACTCTGTCTATGATGGCGCCGTCATCCACAG TATGACTGAAGGCTTGGGCCAGCTTACTGACGGGGTGTGCGGTCTGGACGATTTTACTCTCAGCCACGTCTACAACATGTGGCCGGGGTACGACTACGTGGGCTGGAACAATGAGAGCTTCTCCAGTGGATTTGTTGAAATTATGTTTGAGTTTGACCGCACACGAAACTTTACCACCATGAAG GTCCACTGCAACAACATGTTCAATCGGCACGTCAAGACCTTTCGCCAGGTGGTTTGTTACTTCCGCTCTGAATCGGACTGGGAGGCCGTGCcgctctccttcagcccagtgGTGGACGAGAAGAATCCCAGCGCTCGCTTTGTCACGGTCAACCTGGCAAATCACATGGCCAGCGCCATCAAGTGCCAGTTCTACTTTGCTGATGCCTGGATGCTGTTCAGCGAGATCACTTTCCAGTCAG ATACAGCCAtgtacaacacaacactggCTCCACCCAAGACAGGACTACCACCCAACACACAACTAG AAGAAGACCCCAGGCACAAAGTAGATGACAGCAACACCCGGattctgattggttgtttaGTGgccatcatcttcatcctcgTGGccatcattgtcatcatcttGTGGAGGCAAGTTTGGCAGAAGATGCTGGAGAAG GCCTCACGTCGGATGCTGGATGATGAACTAACTGCTAGTTTGTCAATACAGAGCGAGACGTTTGGCTACAACCACAACCGGTCAGGTACGACCAGTGAGCAGGAGTCTAATTCCACCTATGAGCGGATTTTCCCGCTCGGTCCAGACTACCAGGAGCCGTCGCGTCTCATATGTAAGCTACCGGAGTTTGCACAGAGCTCAGAAGAGCCCG CTTCAACCAGCACAGCAGCTTCTAAATCCACCACTGCCACTGTGGTCCAAGATGGTGTCCCTCACTATGCAGAGGCAGACATTGTGAACCTGCAAGGAGTGACCGGAAGCAACACATATGCCATCCCCGCAGTAACTATGGACCTGCTGTCGGGGAAAGATGTTGCCGTGGAGGAGTTTCCACGGAAACTGCTAACATTTAAAGAGAAATTGGGAGAGGGTCAATTTGGAGAG GTACACCTTTGTGAAGCAGAGGGAATGCAGGAGTTCATGAACAAAGAGTTTTTGTTTGACATTCCTGAGGACCAGCCAGTCTTAGTGGCTGTGAAGATGCTCCGTTCAGATGCCAACAAAAACGCAAG GAATGACTTCCTCAAAGAGATAAAGATCATGTCGCGTTTGAAGGACCCCAACATCATTCGTCTGCTAGCTGTGTGCATCTACAGTGATCCACTCTGTATGATCACAGAGTACATGGAGAATGGGGATCTCAACCAGTTTCTATCCCGCCACGAGCCTGAGGGACAATTTGCTCTGCTTAGCAATGCCCCCACTGTTAG CTTCAATAACCTGTGCTACATGGCCACTCAGATAGCATCTGGGATGAAGTACCTCTCCTCTCTAAACTTTGTCCATCGAGACTTGGCCACGCGGAATTGCTTGGTGGGCAAAACCTACACGATAAAGATTGctgattttggcatgagcaggAATCTGTACAGTGGTGACTACTACCGCATCCAGGGCAGAGCAGTGCTGCCTATACGCTGGATGTCATGGGAGAGCATTCTGCTG GGCAAGTTCACCACAGCCAGCGATGCATGGGCCTTTGGGGTGACCCTGTGGGAGATACTAAACTTCTGCAAGGAGCAACCTTACTCTCAGCTCACTGATGAGCAGGTGATAGAAAACACAGGGGAGTTTTTCAGGGACCAGAAACGACAG ATCTACCTGCCTCAGCCTGTGCTGTGTCCAGACTCGCTCTACAAGATCATgctgagctgctggaggaggaacacAAAGGAACGGCCCTCCTTTCAGGAAATACACAGAGCCCTCCTGGACATACAGCCTTAA
- the ddr2a gene encoding discoidin domain-containing receptor 2 isoform X2, whose product MMHLWDSHFLLLSLLHLFGGVSSQVNPGVCRYPLGMSGGQIHDEDISASSQWSESTAARYGRLDCEEGDGAWCPEITVEPDHLKEFLQIDLRSLYFITLVGTQGRHAGGIGNEFAQMYKIKYSRDGSRWISWRNRQGKQVIEGNRNAYDIVLKDLEPPIIARFVRFMPVTDHSMNVCMRVELYGCEWLDGLVSYNAPAGEQMSLPLYPVYLNDSVYDGAVIHSMTEGLGQLTDGVCGLDDFTLSHVYNMWPGYDYVGWNNESFSSGFVEIMFEFDRTRNFTTMKVHCNNMFNRHVKTFRQVVCYFRSESDWEAVPLSFSPVVDEKNPSARFVTVNLANHMASAIKCQFYFADAWMLFSEITFQSDTAMYNTTLAPPKTGLPPNTQLEEDPRHKVDDSNTRILIGCLVAIIFILVAIIVIILWRQVWQKMLEKSETFGYNHNRSGTTSEQESNSTYERIFPLGPDYQEPSRLICKLPEFAQSSEEPASTSTAASKSTTATVVQDGVPHYAEADIVNLQGVTGSNTYAIPAVTMDLLSGKDVAVEEFPRKLLTFKEKLGEGQFGEVHLCEAEGMQEFMNKEFLFDIPEDQPVLVAVKMLRSDANKNARNDFLKEIKIMSRLKDPNIIRLLAVCIYSDPLCMITEYMENGDLNQFLSRHEPEGQFALLSNAPTVSFNNLCYMATQIASGMKYLSSLNFVHRDLATRNCLVGKTYTIKIADFGMSRNLYSGDYYRIQGRAVLPIRWMSWESILLGKFTTASDAWAFGVTLWEILNFCKEQPYSQLTDEQVIENTGEFFRDQKRQIYLPQPVLCPDSLYKIMLSCWRRNTKERPSFQEIHRALLDIQP is encoded by the exons ATGATGCACCTGTGGGACAGTCACTTCCTCCTgctcagcctcctccacctgttcGGAGGCGTCTCGTCGCAGGTCAACCCAG gtgtgtgtcGGTATCCTCTGGGGATGTCGGGAGGGCAGATACATGACGAGGACATCTCTGCTTCGAGCCAGTGGTCTGAATCCACCGCTGCTAGATATGGCAG GTTGGATTGTGAGGAGGGTGACGGCGCGTGGTGTCCAGAGATAACCGTGGAGCCTGACCACCTGAAGGAGTTCCTCCAGATTGACCTGCGCTCGCTCTACTTTATCACCCTTGTTGGCACCCAGGGCCGTCACGCAGGGGGTATAGGAAATGAGTTTGCCCAGATGTACAAGATTAAGTACAGTCGCGATGGCAGCCGCTGGATCTCGTGGAGAAACAGGCAGGGCAAGCAG gTGATCGAGGGAAACAGGAACGCCTACGACATCGTACTCAAGGACCTCGAGCCACCCATCATTGCTCGCTTTGTCCGCTTCATGCCTGTCACAGACCACTCCATGAACGTCTGCATGCGCGTGGAGCTCTACGGCTGCGAGTGGCTGG ATGGTCTTGTTTCGTACAACGCTCCAGCAGGAGAGCAGATGAGCCTGCCTTTGTACCCCGTTTACCTCAATGACTCTGTCTATGATGGCGCCGTCATCCACAG TATGACTGAAGGCTTGGGCCAGCTTACTGACGGGGTGTGCGGTCTGGACGATTTTACTCTCAGCCACGTCTACAACATGTGGCCGGGGTACGACTACGTGGGCTGGAACAATGAGAGCTTCTCCAGTGGATTTGTTGAAATTATGTTTGAGTTTGACCGCACACGAAACTTTACCACCATGAAG GTCCACTGCAACAACATGTTCAATCGGCACGTCAAGACCTTTCGCCAGGTGGTTTGTTACTTCCGCTCTGAATCGGACTGGGAGGCCGTGCcgctctccttcagcccagtgGTGGACGAGAAGAATCCCAGCGCTCGCTTTGTCACGGTCAACCTGGCAAATCACATGGCCAGCGCCATCAAGTGCCAGTTCTACTTTGCTGATGCCTGGATGCTGTTCAGCGAGATCACTTTCCAGTCAG ATACAGCCAtgtacaacacaacactggCTCCACCCAAGACAGGACTACCACCCAACACACAACTAG AAGAAGACCCCAGGCACAAAGTAGATGACAGCAACACCCGGattctgattggttgtttaGTGgccatcatcttcatcctcgTGGccatcattgtcatcatcttGTGGAGGCAAGTTTGGCAGAAGATGCTGGAGAAG AGCGAGACGTTTGGCTACAACCACAACCGGTCAGGTACGACCAGTGAGCAGGAGTCTAATTCCACCTATGAGCGGATTTTCCCGCTCGGTCCAGACTACCAGGAGCCGTCGCGTCTCATATGTAAGCTACCGGAGTTTGCACAGAGCTCAGAAGAGCCCG CTTCAACCAGCACAGCAGCTTCTAAATCCACCACTGCCACTGTGGTCCAAGATGGTGTCCCTCACTATGCAGAGGCAGACATTGTGAACCTGCAAGGAGTGACCGGAAGCAACACATATGCCATCCCCGCAGTAACTATGGACCTGCTGTCGGGGAAAGATGTTGCCGTGGAGGAGTTTCCACGGAAACTGCTAACATTTAAAGAGAAATTGGGAGAGGGTCAATTTGGAGAG GTACACCTTTGTGAAGCAGAGGGAATGCAGGAGTTCATGAACAAAGAGTTTTTGTTTGACATTCCTGAGGACCAGCCAGTCTTAGTGGCTGTGAAGATGCTCCGTTCAGATGCCAACAAAAACGCAAG GAATGACTTCCTCAAAGAGATAAAGATCATGTCGCGTTTGAAGGACCCCAACATCATTCGTCTGCTAGCTGTGTGCATCTACAGTGATCCACTCTGTATGATCACAGAGTACATGGAGAATGGGGATCTCAACCAGTTTCTATCCCGCCACGAGCCTGAGGGACAATTTGCTCTGCTTAGCAATGCCCCCACTGTTAG CTTCAATAACCTGTGCTACATGGCCACTCAGATAGCATCTGGGATGAAGTACCTCTCCTCTCTAAACTTTGTCCATCGAGACTTGGCCACGCGGAATTGCTTGGTGGGCAAAACCTACACGATAAAGATTGctgattttggcatgagcaggAATCTGTACAGTGGTGACTACTACCGCATCCAGGGCAGAGCAGTGCTGCCTATACGCTGGATGTCATGGGAGAGCATTCTGCTG GGCAAGTTCACCACAGCCAGCGATGCATGGGCCTTTGGGGTGACCCTGTGGGAGATACTAAACTTCTGCAAGGAGCAACCTTACTCTCAGCTCACTGATGAGCAGGTGATAGAAAACACAGGGGAGTTTTTCAGGGACCAGAAACGACAG ATCTACCTGCCTCAGCCTGTGCTGTGTCCAGACTCGCTCTACAAGATCATgctgagctgctggaggaggaacacAAAGGAACGGCCCTCCTTTCAGGAAATACACAGAGCCCTCCTGGACATACAGCCTTAA
- the hsd17b7 gene encoding 3-keto-steroid reductase has product MATVTYAFLCSGVGLALCERLLSQDTERLRLCLACRNMHRAQAARSALLAAHPTAQVDLLQMDTSSIFSVIRAAQEVRLRYDRLDYLYLNAGIMPNPQFDMKAFFKGLFSSNVITMFATAEGILTQRDGVTPDGLGEIFATNLFGHFLLVRELEPMLCHAGRTSQLIWTSSSNAQRSAFSLEDIQHQTGTQPYSSSKYASDLLSLALNTHYNPQGLYSSVICPGFVMTNLTYSILPSFPAFLWTLLMPLFWLIRMFTNTFTLTPFNGAEALFWLFKQKPESLDPYAKYHSLTSGLGNNYTQPRKMDIDLGTSESLYEKLLQLESEVRRKVEEKKKEAQHAHRHLAGSVSS; this is encoded by the exons ATGGCAACAGTCACGTATGCGTTTCTCTGCAGTGGCGTCGGCCTTGCACTGTGTGAGCGCCTCCTCTCACAGGACACAGAGCGTCTCCGGCTGTGTCTGGCCTGCAGGAACATGCATCGGGCCCAGGCAGCTCGCTCTGCTCTCCTCGCTGCCCACCCCACAGCCCAGGTGGACCTGCTGCAGATGGACACCAGCAGCATCTTCTCCGTCATCAGAGCCGCACAGGAGGTCAGACTCAG GTATGACCGGCTGGATTACCTCTACCTGAATGCAGGCATCATGCCAAACCCACAGTTTGATATGAAAGCCTTTTTTAAAGGCCTCTTCTCCAG CAATGTTATCACTATGTTTGCCACCGCTGAAGGGATTCTGACACAGAGGGATGGTGTCACCCCTGACGGCCTGGGTGAAATTTTTGCAACCAACCTGTTCGGCCACTTCCTTCTG GTCAGGGAGCTGGAGCCGATGCTGTGCCACGCAGGCCGGACCTCCCAGCTGATCTGGACCTCCTCTAGTAACGCTCAGCGCTCTGCTTTTAGCCTTGAAGACATACAGCACCAGACGGGCACACAGCCTTACAGCTCCTCCAAATACGCCTCAGACCTGCTCAGCCTGGCTCTCAACACACACTACAACCCACAG GGTTTGTACTCATCTGTCATCTGTCCTGGTTTTGTGATGACCAATCTGACCTACAGCATCCTGCCCTCATTCCCAGCCTTCCTCTGGACACTGCTTATGCCCCTGTTTTGGCTT ATAAGAATGTTCACCaacactttcacactgacaCCTTTTAATGGTGCTGAAGCCTTG ttttgGCTGTTTAAGCAGAAGCCTGAATCACTGGACCCATACGCCAAGTACCACAGCTTAACGTCAGGGCTAGGAAACAACTACACGCAACCACGTAAG ATGGATATTGATTTGGGGACATCGGAGTCTTTGTATGAGAAGTTGCTGCAACTAGAAAGTGAAGTAAGAaggaaagtggaggagaaaaaaaaagaagcgcaACATGCCCACAGACATCTTGCAGGATCTGTATCATCTTGA
- the ddr2a gene encoding discoidin domain-containing receptor 2 isoform X3, whose product MSGGQIHDEDISASSQWSESTAARYGRLDCEEGDGAWCPEITVEPDHLKEFLQIDLRSLYFITLVGTQGRHAGGIGNEFAQMYKIKYSRDGSRWISWRNRQGKQVIEGNRNAYDIVLKDLEPPIIARFVRFMPVTDHSMNVCMRVELYGCEWLDGLVSYNAPAGEQMSLPLYPVYLNDSVYDGAVIHSMTEGLGQLTDGVCGLDDFTLSHVYNMWPGYDYVGWNNESFSSGFVEIMFEFDRTRNFTTMKVHCNNMFNRHVKTFRQVVCYFRSESDWEAVPLSFSPVVDEKNPSARFVTVNLANHMASAIKCQFYFADAWMLFSEITFQSDTAMYNTTLAPPKTGLPPNTQLEEDPRHKVDDSNTRILIGCLVAIIFILVAIIVIILWRQVWQKMLEKASRRMLDDELTASLSIQSETFGYNHNRSGTTSEQESNSTYERIFPLGPDYQEPSRLICKLPEFAQSSEEPASTSTAASKSTTATVVQDGVPHYAEADIVNLQGVTGSNTYAIPAVTMDLLSGKDVAVEEFPRKLLTFKEKLGEGQFGEVHLCEAEGMQEFMNKEFLFDIPEDQPVLVAVKMLRSDANKNARNDFLKEIKIMSRLKDPNIIRLLAVCIYSDPLCMITEYMENGDLNQFLSRHEPEGQFALLSNAPTVSFNNLCYMATQIASGMKYLSSLNFVHRDLATRNCLVGKTYTIKIADFGMSRNLYSGDYYRIQGRAVLPIRWMSWESILLGKFTTASDAWAFGVTLWEILNFCKEQPYSQLTDEQVIENTGEFFRDQKRQIYLPQPVLCPDSLYKIMLSCWRRNTKERPSFQEIHRALLDIQP is encoded by the exons ATGTCGGGAGGGCAGATACATGACGAGGACATCTCTGCTTCGAGCCAGTGGTCTGAATCCACCGCTGCTAGATATGGCAG GTTGGATTGTGAGGAGGGTGACGGCGCGTGGTGTCCAGAGATAACCGTGGAGCCTGACCACCTGAAGGAGTTCCTCCAGATTGACCTGCGCTCGCTCTACTTTATCACCCTTGTTGGCACCCAGGGCCGTCACGCAGGGGGTATAGGAAATGAGTTTGCCCAGATGTACAAGATTAAGTACAGTCGCGATGGCAGCCGCTGGATCTCGTGGAGAAACAGGCAGGGCAAGCAG gTGATCGAGGGAAACAGGAACGCCTACGACATCGTACTCAAGGACCTCGAGCCACCCATCATTGCTCGCTTTGTCCGCTTCATGCCTGTCACAGACCACTCCATGAACGTCTGCATGCGCGTGGAGCTCTACGGCTGCGAGTGGCTGG ATGGTCTTGTTTCGTACAACGCTCCAGCAGGAGAGCAGATGAGCCTGCCTTTGTACCCCGTTTACCTCAATGACTCTGTCTATGATGGCGCCGTCATCCACAG TATGACTGAAGGCTTGGGCCAGCTTACTGACGGGGTGTGCGGTCTGGACGATTTTACTCTCAGCCACGTCTACAACATGTGGCCGGGGTACGACTACGTGGGCTGGAACAATGAGAGCTTCTCCAGTGGATTTGTTGAAATTATGTTTGAGTTTGACCGCACACGAAACTTTACCACCATGAAG GTCCACTGCAACAACATGTTCAATCGGCACGTCAAGACCTTTCGCCAGGTGGTTTGTTACTTCCGCTCTGAATCGGACTGGGAGGCCGTGCcgctctccttcagcccagtgGTGGACGAGAAGAATCCCAGCGCTCGCTTTGTCACGGTCAACCTGGCAAATCACATGGCCAGCGCCATCAAGTGCCAGTTCTACTTTGCTGATGCCTGGATGCTGTTCAGCGAGATCACTTTCCAGTCAG ATACAGCCAtgtacaacacaacactggCTCCACCCAAGACAGGACTACCACCCAACACACAACTAG AAGAAGACCCCAGGCACAAAGTAGATGACAGCAACACCCGGattctgattggttgtttaGTGgccatcatcttcatcctcgTGGccatcattgtcatcatcttGTGGAGGCAAGTTTGGCAGAAGATGCTGGAGAAG GCCTCACGTCGGATGCTGGATGATGAACTAACTGCTAGTTTGTCAATACAGAGCGAGACGTTTGGCTACAACCACAACCGGTCAGGTACGACCAGTGAGCAGGAGTCTAATTCCACCTATGAGCGGATTTTCCCGCTCGGTCCAGACTACCAGGAGCCGTCGCGTCTCATATGTAAGCTACCGGAGTTTGCACAGAGCTCAGAAGAGCCCG CTTCAACCAGCACAGCAGCTTCTAAATCCACCACTGCCACTGTGGTCCAAGATGGTGTCCCTCACTATGCAGAGGCAGACATTGTGAACCTGCAAGGAGTGACCGGAAGCAACACATATGCCATCCCCGCAGTAACTATGGACCTGCTGTCGGGGAAAGATGTTGCCGTGGAGGAGTTTCCACGGAAACTGCTAACATTTAAAGAGAAATTGGGAGAGGGTCAATTTGGAGAG GTACACCTTTGTGAAGCAGAGGGAATGCAGGAGTTCATGAACAAAGAGTTTTTGTTTGACATTCCTGAGGACCAGCCAGTCTTAGTGGCTGTGAAGATGCTCCGTTCAGATGCCAACAAAAACGCAAG GAATGACTTCCTCAAAGAGATAAAGATCATGTCGCGTTTGAAGGACCCCAACATCATTCGTCTGCTAGCTGTGTGCATCTACAGTGATCCACTCTGTATGATCACAGAGTACATGGAGAATGGGGATCTCAACCAGTTTCTATCCCGCCACGAGCCTGAGGGACAATTTGCTCTGCTTAGCAATGCCCCCACTGTTAG CTTCAATAACCTGTGCTACATGGCCACTCAGATAGCATCTGGGATGAAGTACCTCTCCTCTCTAAACTTTGTCCATCGAGACTTGGCCACGCGGAATTGCTTGGTGGGCAAAACCTACACGATAAAGATTGctgattttggcatgagcaggAATCTGTACAGTGGTGACTACTACCGCATCCAGGGCAGAGCAGTGCTGCCTATACGCTGGATGTCATGGGAGAGCATTCTGCTG GGCAAGTTCACCACAGCCAGCGATGCATGGGCCTTTGGGGTGACCCTGTGGGAGATACTAAACTTCTGCAAGGAGCAACCTTACTCTCAGCTCACTGATGAGCAGGTGATAGAAAACACAGGGGAGTTTTTCAGGGACCAGAAACGACAG ATCTACCTGCCTCAGCCTGTGCTGTGTCCAGACTCGCTCTACAAGATCATgctgagctgctggaggaggaacacAAAGGAACGGCCCTCCTTTCAGGAAATACACAGAGCCCTCCTGGACATACAGCCTTAA